Part of the Shewanella eurypsychrophilus genome is shown below.
ATAACCAAAAAGACCAATGTGCCGCCATAGTAAGGTTCGACACTGGAACTCAAGCCTTTCAGCGCTATCAAAGCAGCAAAGCACGGAATAAGAGTGAGTTGGCCAAACATAGACTTGAACATATGACTATTTTGCCAAAGAGTAGCGCTTTTCGGAAATGAAATAACTAATAGAAATGAAATTGCCCACCACAGCGCACCAATTAAGATGATAGACAGAATGACGGGGTGAAGATGGCCTTTAAACCAAAGCTCATCACTCGGCACAAATAGATTCAGTGCGATGAGCAAAACACCTATGGTGATAGTGAAGCTCCACTGCGTCATTTGACAACGCTTATCGATTATTTGTCCCCACTCCTTGGCTGCGATCAGGAATACCGGAACAAGTGCCCAGGCAAAATATCCTGTAGGAAGCAAAAACACAGCTCCCAAAACCAAGGGGATTAACCAAATTGCTGTTATTATTCGTTGTTTTAGCAAAAAAATATCCCTCTAAATTTATTACTCAGACTGCATTGATTCTATCTGGCAGCCTGTCAGACCAAATCGTCTCTGACGAGACGCGAACGTGGCCACTGCATGCTTGAACGCATGCTCATCAAAATCAGGCCATAATGTATCGGTAAAAACAAGCTCAGCATAAGCAGCTTGCCATAAAACGAAGTTACTAATTCTGTAATCTCCGCCTGTACGTATCATTAAATCAACTTCGGCTTGATTTTGCATGCTTAAATGCGCACTTAATGCCTTTTCAGTGAACTGACTGCTGGTCATTTCACCAGTTTCAACTTTTTTGGCTAATGCTTGTGCTGCTTGCATGATGTCCCAACGACCACCATAGTTCGCTGCAACATTTAAAATCATCCCGGTATTGTCTGCTGTTTTGGTTTGAGCGGCAGCGATCTGTTTCTGTAAACGAGCCGAGAATCGACTGATATCGCCAATAATGTTGAGCTTAACGCCGTTTTTATGTAGTAACTTGATTTCACGTTGCAGCACAGTGAAAAACAGTTCCATCAGCAAGGTGACCTCTTTATCAGGTCTGCGCCAGTTTTCACTCGAAAAAGCGAACAAAGTAAGCGACTCTATCCCCATCTCTCTGGCAGTGCTCACTGCACGTCGAACCGTTTTAACTCCCGCCTTATGCCCCATGACTCGAGGTTTCCCTTGAGCCTGTGCCCAACGCCCATTGCCATCCATAATAATAGCTACGTGCTTTGGTGTAGACTGTTTAACAAGCTCAGCGATCTCTTCAGAGGAGAATTCAGAGCTAGACTGGGAATCGATCGACATCTAATACAACCCTTAAAATAACAAACGCCGTGTAGTATACCGCTACACGGCGTCTGAACTCTAGTTTCTTCGCTCTAGATTAGACTTCCATCAACTCTGCTTCTTTTGCAGACAAGATCTCGTCAATATGCTTAATTTGAGCATCGGTAATTTTTTGAATTTCATCTTCAGTGCGGTGTACATCATCGGTTGTACACTCTTTGTCTTTCTCTAAATCTTTAACATCTGAATTTGCATCACGACGTACGTTACGTACCGCAATACGGCCATTCTCAGCTTCAGCACGTACAACCTTGATAAGGTCTTTACGACGTTGCTCTGTCAGAGCTGGAAGTGGAATGCGAATAACGGCACCTGCAGACATAGGGTTCAAACCTAGATCTGAACTCATAATTGCTTTTTCAATCGCTTGAATCATAGAGCTATCAAAAACAGAAATTGCCAATGTACGAGCATCTTCGATTGTCACGTTACCCACTTGCTTAAGGGGTGTCATTGAACCGTAGTAAGAAACCTTAATTGAGTCTAAAAGACTTGGATGTGCGCGGCCTGTACGAACTTTAGCCATTTGTGTTTTAGTGGCTTCTACACATTTAGCCATACGTGTTTGAGCATCTGATTTAATTTCGTTTATCACGTTAAATATCCTTTAAATGAGTCACTAAATTCTTATTCATAGGTACATCCAGTCAAAGTTATAGTTTGACTAGAAGCTACAACATCGTTATTGGACTGATTGCGCAGATTTAATCATAGTGCCTTCTTTCTCACCCATAATGACTCTACGAAGGGCGCCGGGCTTATTCATGTTAAATACTAATATTGGCATATTGTGATCTCTGGCCATGGTAAATGCAGCAAGATCCATCACTTTTAATTCTTTTTCAAGAATTTCATCGTAACCCATTTCATCATATTTTACTGCATCAGGGTTCTTAACTGGGTCATCAGAATAAACACCGTCAACTTTAGTCCCTTTAATAACGACTTCAGCTTCAATCTCAATTCCACGTAAGCACGCAGCAGAGTCAGTCGTACAGAAAGGATTACCTGTTCCTGCAGCAAAAATAACAACACGTCCCGACTTTAGCAAGCTAATCGCTTCAGCCCAATTGTAGTCATCACACACACCTTTAAGTGGGATAGCTGACATCAATCTTGCATTCACATATGCGCGGTGCAAAGCATCACGCATGGCTAAGCCATTCATCACTGTTGCAAGCATTCCCATATGATCGCCAACAACGCGGTTCATGCCAGCTTGTGCTAGACCTTCTCCACGAAATAAGTTACCACCACCAATAACTACACCTACCTGAAGACCAAGCTCAACCAGTTCTTTTATCTCCTGAGCCATACGATCTAATACTTTAGGATCGATACCAAAGCCTTCATCGCCCATTAGGGCTTCACCGCTAAGCTTAAGAAGAATACGTCGAAATGCAGGTTTAGGATTCGTGCTCATTTTTTATAGTCCTGATTTTTTGCCGATAGGTAAAATAATACAATAAGACCGCAGCAAGTGCCGCGGTCTTAGGAGTGCTTACAAAAGGAGATTAAGCCTTAGTAGCAGCGATTTGTGCAGCTACTTCAGCAGCAAAATCTTCTTCTTTCTTCGCGATACCTTCGCCAACTTCTAAACGAACGAAATTTGAAACTGTAGCGTTTTTCTCTTTAAGAATTGCACCAACAGTTTTCTTAGGTTCCATGATATAAGCTTGACCAGTAAGAGAGATCTCACCAGTGAACTTCTTCATACGACCGAAAACCATTTTCTCAGCAATCTCTGCAGGCTTGCCTTCGTTCATCGCGATTTCGATCTGAAGTGCTTTCTCTTTTTCAACAAGATCAGCAGGAACATCTTCAGGGTTAACGAACTCTGGCTTAGAAGCAGCAACGTGCATTGCAATGTGCTTTAGTGTTTCTTCGTCAGCTTCACCGGCAACAACAACACCGATTCGCTCACCGTGACGGTAAGAAGAAAGATTTGCACCATCGATGTACTCAACGCGACGAACGTTGATGTTTTCACCGATTTTAGTGACTAAAGCAACACGAGTCTCTTCGAACTGAGCTTTCAGATCTTCGATAGTCACTTTTGAAGCTGAAGCAACTTCTAGTACTGAGTTAGCAAATGCTAGGAAGTTAGCGTCTTTTGCTACGAAGTCAGTTTGACAGTTAACTTCTAATAGAGCAGCGAAACCTTCGCCATTCTTAATAAGAATTGTGCCTTCAGCAGCGATGTTACCTGCTTTCTTAGCAGCCTTTGCAGCACCACTCTTACGCATGCTATCAATCGCAAGCTCGATGTCACCATCAGTTTCAGTCAATGCTTTCTTACAATCCATCATGCCAGCGCCAGTGCGGTCACGAAGTTCTTTAACTTGGGCAGCAGTAATTGCCATTGTTAAATCCTCTACAGATAAGTCTAAAATTCAATTGATATAAAACAGGGGCAGTTACCACCTAAGGTGAAAAGCGCCCCTGTTTTCCTATCATGTCGCTTAGTTAATTTTGGAGATGCCTTAGCATCAAGCCAAATTACTCAGCTTCTACGAAACCGTCTTGCTCAGCTTGTACTGCAAGATCTTGACCACGGCCAGCTTTAGCGGCAGCAGCAACAGACTCAGTGTACAAACGGATAGAACGCATAGCATCATCATTACCTGGAATGATGTAGTTGATACCGTCTGGTGAAGAGTTAGTATCAACAACAGCTACAACTGGAATGCCTAAGTTGTTAGCTTCTTTAACAGCGATATGCTCATGGTCAGCACCGATAACGAAGATAACGTCAGGTAGGCCGCCCATGTTCTTGATACCACCAAGAGACTTTTCTAGCTTTTCAAGCTCACGAGTACGCATAAGCGCTTCTTTCTTAGTAAGCTTGTCGAAAGTACCGTCAATTGACTGGCTTTCAAGGTCTTTAAGACGCTTGATTGATTGACGAACTGTTTTCCAGTTAGTCAACATGCCGCCTAACCAGCGGTGATCAACATAGTACTGGTCACAAGAAATAGCAGATTCCTTGATAGCTTCGCTTGCAGCACGCTTAGTACCAACAAAAAGAACTTTACCTTTCTTTGATGCAACGTTGCTGATGAAAGCAAGTGCTTCATTGAACATAGGCACAGTATGCTCTAGGTTGATGATGTGAACACCATTACGAGCGCCGAAGATGAAAGGCTTCATCTTTGGGTTCCAGTAACGAGTCTGGTGACCGAAGTGAACACCGGCTTTAAGCATGTCGCGCATTGAAACTGTAGTCATTTTATTACCTTAATAATTAGGGGTTAGACCTCCACGTATCCCATATCTCCGACCTAAACAGGCACCCCGGAGAATGTGACGACACGTGTGTGATTTAGTATTTTAAAAATTGCCATGTATAATGGCCGTCATCTAAACTCGGAATCCATTTTATTTTACAAAACGCTCTATCATCTCGATAATAAAGTGTACCTTCGTAAAATCTAAGGACTCCATAGAGTCAAACATAACGGCGCGCTTTATACCATATTGCAGCCTAGAACACAAATTTTGCAGTGATTTACTGTTGT
Proteins encoded:
- a CDS encoding phosphatidate cytidylyltransferase, giving the protein MLKQRIITAIWLIPLVLGAVFLLPTGYFAWALVPVFLIAAKEWGQIIDKRCQMTQWSFTITIGVLLIALNLFVPSDELWFKGHLHPVILSIILIGALWWAISFLLVISFPKSATLWQNSHMFKSMFGQLTLIPCFAALIALKGLSSSVEPYYGGTLVFLVMLVVWATDSGAYFAGKALGRTKLMPNVSPAKTIEGLVGGLLTSMIIVFGVMTFSPEQELGLVICVTLFVAIVSAVGDLSESMFKRVAEIKDSGTILPGHGGILDRIDSLTAALPVFTLIYIAFWM
- a CDS encoding isoprenyl transferase translates to MSIDSQSSSEFSSEEIAELVKQSTPKHVAIIMDGNGRWAQAQGKPRVMGHKAGVKTVRRAVSTAREMGIESLTLFAFSSENWRRPDKEVTLLMELFFTVLQREIKLLHKNGVKLNIIGDISRFSARLQKQIAAAQTKTADNTGMILNVAANYGGRWDIMQAAQALAKKVETGEMTSSQFTEKALSAHLSMQNQAEVDLMIRTGGDYRISNFVLWQAAYAELVFTDTLWPDFDEHAFKHAVATFASRQRRFGLTGCQIESMQSE
- the frr gene encoding ribosome recycling factor encodes the protein MINEIKSDAQTRMAKCVEATKTQMAKVRTGRAHPSLLDSIKVSYYGSMTPLKQVGNVTIEDARTLAISVFDSSMIQAIEKAIMSSDLGLNPMSAGAVIRIPLPALTEQRRKDLIKVVRAEAENGRIAVRNVRRDANSDVKDLEKDKECTTDDVHRTEDEIQKITDAQIKHIDEILSAKEAELMEV
- the pyrH gene encoding UMP kinase translates to MSTNPKPAFRRILLKLSGEALMGDEGFGIDPKVLDRMAQEIKELVELGLQVGVVIGGGNLFRGEGLAQAGMNRVVGDHMGMLATVMNGLAMRDALHRAYVNARLMSAIPLKGVCDDYNWAEAISLLKSGRVVIFAAGTGNPFCTTDSAACLRGIEIEAEVVIKGTKVDGVYSDDPVKNPDAVKYDEMGYDEILEKELKVMDLAAFTMARDHNMPILVFNMNKPGALRRVIMGEKEGTMIKSAQSVQ
- the tsf gene encoding translation elongation factor Ts; the protein is MAITAAQVKELRDRTGAGMMDCKKALTETDGDIELAIDSMRKSGAAKAAKKAGNIAAEGTILIKNGEGFAALLEVNCQTDFVAKDANFLAFANSVLEVASASKVTIEDLKAQFEETRVALVTKIGENINVRRVEYIDGANLSSYRHGERIGVVVAGEADEETLKHIAMHVAASKPEFVNPEDVPADLVEKEKALQIEIAMNEGKPAEIAEKMVFGRMKKFTGEISLTGQAYIMEPKKTVGAILKEKNATVSNFVRLEVGEGIAKKEEDFAAEVAAQIAATKA
- the rpsB gene encoding 30S ribosomal protein S2, which gives rise to MTTVSMRDMLKAGVHFGHQTRYWNPKMKPFIFGARNGVHIINLEHTVPMFNEALAFISNVASKKGKVLFVGTKRAASEAIKESAISCDQYYVDHRWLGGMLTNWKTVRQSIKRLKDLESQSIDGTFDKLTKKEALMRTRELEKLEKSLGGIKNMGGLPDVIFVIGADHEHIAVKEANNLGIPVVAVVDTNSSPDGINYIIPGNDDAMRSIRLYTESVAAAAKAGRGQDLAVQAEQDGFVEAE